Proteins encoded within one genomic window of Formosa agariphila KMM 3901:
- a CDS encoding GumC family protein, translating to MDKEFSANNPEPNESGLNIKEEILNYLHYWKWFVLSVLIGTLIAFLYLRYTPETYSTFAKIKILDESEGLELSNQTGGLFKDSKNLDNEIQIIKSNRLLSKVVDSLDLHIRYFIEGKFTSKEIWQGPLKLVPIIPKNDVSWSTFYIEITDTGLIISKNEEFDNSFTIDGYNLNSPKKDFPFLIQSEAWLKKYIGLTYRISLQPITSAANGLSGAISITKLGTTDILQLFMVGEDTKRSEAALNKVLEQFNLDGVQDRQLVYQRTIDFVDERFLYLAEELDSIEIGKKEFQQDNNLASFSSDISYSMAKRSVTEEAVLALENQIALSKLLEAPLKDNNLSTLMPENIGIENANTNGIITQYNTVVLERENLISSAGESNPMVVALDNRLLELRKSLRSSLNAYYNQLNLSLSRLKKEENNAVGLVKSMPQKEKILRSIERQQNLKENLYLLLLQKREEAAINLAITSPSIKVVEFASSSSRPISPDSKGIYMKSILGALLVPFGILFLVFKSDNKIHDKSDISKFTRRIPIIGEIPELKVEHKLFENPHDRTILAESFRILSTNLKYVLNTKTEDKAQVVYVTSTIKGEGKTFVSVNLSLAFSSINKKVLLIGADLRNPKITVTDGPKNAKGLSDFLFQSDNKSWKDYLQKSKYNTTFLDILTAGTIPPNPTELLSNGKLEDLIEEAKHLYDYIIIDTAPIILVTDTLLISQYADATVYVTRANYTEKKLLGFSSELYETKKLNNMVYVVNGISESKTSRGYGYNYGYGYGYHQDDKTLKKYSWSWFKEGLKEKIRKF from the coding sequence ACCCGGAGCCAAATGAATCAGGGCTGAATATTAAAGAAGAAATTTTAAATTATTTACATTATTGGAAATGGTTTGTTTTAAGTGTCTTAATAGGAACATTAATCGCTTTTCTATATTTAAGATATACGCCAGAAACATATAGTACCTTTGCTAAAATAAAGATTTTAGATGAGTCGGAAGGTTTAGAATTGTCTAATCAAACAGGGGGCTTGTTTAAAGATTCAAAAAATTTAGATAATGAAATTCAGATTATAAAATCTAATCGATTATTATCTAAGGTTGTTGATAGTCTAGATTTACATATACGTTATTTTATCGAGGGTAAATTTACATCGAAAGAAATTTGGCAAGGACCTTTAAAATTAGTTCCTATAATTCCAAAAAATGATGTGTCTTGGTCAACGTTTTATATAGAAATTACTGATACAGGTTTAATAATTAGTAAAAATGAGGAGTTTGATAATTCATTCACAATAGATGGTTATAATTTAAATTCGCCTAAGAAAGATTTTCCTTTTTTAATCCAATCAGAAGCATGGTTAAAAAAATATATCGGTTTAACCTATAGAATTTCGTTACAACCTATAACTTCAGCAGCAAATGGATTGTCAGGAGCCATATCTATAACTAAATTAGGAACCACAGATATCTTGCAGTTATTTATGGTTGGTGAAGATACTAAAAGATCAGAAGCAGCTCTTAATAAAGTATTAGAACAATTTAATTTGGATGGTGTTCAAGATCGACAATTAGTTTATCAAAGGACAATTGATTTTGTAGATGAACGTTTTTTGTATTTAGCAGAAGAATTAGATTCAATTGAGATAGGAAAAAAGGAATTCCAGCAAGACAATAATCTAGCCTCTTTTAGTTCGGATATTTCATATAGTATGGCTAAACGATCTGTTACAGAAGAAGCTGTATTGGCGTTGGAAAATCAGATTGCTTTATCTAAGTTACTTGAAGCCCCTTTAAAAGATAATAACCTAAGTACATTAATGCCAGAAAATATTGGTATTGAAAATGCAAATACAAATGGAATAATTACGCAGTATAATACTGTTGTATTAGAACGTGAAAACTTAATTTCAAGTGCAGGAGAAAGTAACCCTATGGTCGTGGCTTTAGATAATAGACTTTTAGAACTTAGAAAAAGCTTAAGAAGTTCATTAAATGCCTATTATAATCAACTTAACCTTTCATTAAGTCGTTTGAAAAAAGAAGAGAATAATGCGGTTGGTTTGGTGAAAAGTATGCCGCAAAAAGAGAAAATATTAAGGTCCATTGAGCGTCAGCAAAATTTAAAAGAAAATTTATATTTATTATTATTACAGAAAAGGGAAGAGGCTGCAATTAATTTGGCAATTACTTCACCTTCTATTAAAGTAGTTGAATTTGCTTCTAGTTCGAGTAGACCTATAAGTCCTGATTCAAAGGGTATTTATATGAAAAGTATACTAGGAGCTCTTTTAGTACCTTTTGGAATTTTATTTTTAGTTTTCAAATCTGATAATAAAATTCATGATAAATCCGATATTTCTAAATTTACTCGAAGAATTCCTATTATTGGAGAAATACCTGAATTAAAAGTTGAACACAAATTATTTGAAAACCCTCATGATAGAACAATCTTAGCAGAATCATTTCGAATACTTAGTACCAATTTAAAGTATGTATTAAATACAAAGACTGAGGATAAGGCTCAAGTGGTATATGTTACGTCTACTATAAAGGGAGAAGGTAAAACATTTGTTTCTGTAAATTTATCGTTAGCTTTTTCTAGTATAAATAAAAAGGTCTTATTAATAGGAGCAGATTTAAGAAACCCTAAAATTACTGTTACAGATGGACCAAAAAATGCAAAGGGTTTATCTGATTTTCTTTTTCAATCAGATAATAAGTCATGGAAAGATTATCTGCAAAAAAGTAAGTATAACACTACGTTTTTAGATATTTTAACAGCTGGTACTATTCCTCCAAATCCTACGGAATTATTATCTAATGGTAAATTAGAAGATTTAATTGAGGAAGCTAAGCATTTATACGATTATATCATTATAGATACAGCTCCTATAATATTAGTAACAGATACATTATTAATTTCTCAGTACGCAGATGCTACTGTCTATGTTACTAGAGCAAATTATACAGAAAAAAAATTATTAGGTTTTTCTAGTGAATTATACGAAACTAAAAAACTTAATAATATGGTTTATGTTGTTAATGGTATTAGTGAGTCTAAAACATCTCGTGGTTATGGCTATAATTATGGATATGGTTATGGATATCATCAAGATGATAAAACGCTTAAAAAATATTCTTGGAGTTGGTTTAAAGAAGGACTTAAAGAGAAAATCAGAAAATTTTAA
- a CDS encoding AAA family ATPase, whose protein sequence is MNQEQKSQIANELTRLSRKISQKQIANQAGVSTALISQIINHNWALISDAMWRKIQVTLRIDPNWVTAKTSNYNLVYDLVKTAKDTSVSIAISDTAGKGKTHAYTDFERIHENVIYVECKNYWTKKSYIRQLLISAGLNSLGTTEELINRFIKHLKSLNNPLLIIDQFDKLKDPQLDLFMDFYNDLNGHCGFVISGVEALEIRIDKGVNRNKIGYAELYSRIGRKFIKLDPISYNDVDLICNANGITAPDEIDFIYQNCEDDLRRVRRDIEKYKLKQKKQFKKTA, encoded by the coding sequence ATGAATCAAGAACAAAAATCACAAATTGCCAACGAGCTTACACGCTTATCAAGAAAGATAAGCCAGAAGCAAATCGCTAATCAAGCAGGCGTTTCTACGGCCTTAATTAGTCAAATCATTAACCACAACTGGGCATTAATTAGCGATGCTATGTGGCGTAAAATTCAAGTCACCTTACGCATAGATCCTAACTGGGTTACCGCCAAAACATCAAACTATAATCTTGTTTACGATTTAGTAAAAACGGCTAAAGATACCAGTGTGAGTATAGCTATTAGTGATACTGCAGGAAAGGGTAAAACTCATGCTTATACTGATTTTGAACGCATACATGAAAACGTTATTTACGTGGAGTGCAAAAACTACTGGACTAAAAAATCTTATATCCGTCAATTACTTATAAGTGCAGGATTAAATTCTTTAGGTACTACAGAAGAACTAATTAATCGCTTTATAAAGCATTTAAAATCACTTAACAATCCGCTATTAATTATAGATCAGTTTGACAAGTTAAAAGACCCACAGCTTGATTTATTTATGGATTTCTATAACGATCTAAATGGCCATTGTGGTTTTGTTATTAGCGGTGTAGAAGCTTTGGAGATTAGAATAGATAAAGGTGTAAACCGAAACAAAATAGGTTATGCAGAATTGTACAGCCGAATTGGTAGAAAGTTCATAAAGCTAGATCCTATTAGTTATAACGATGTGGATTTAATATGTAACGCTAATGGTATAACCGCCCCCGACGAAATAGATTTTATATACCAAAACTGCGAAGACGATTTAAGACGTGTACGTCGTGACATTGAAAAATATAAACTCAAACAAAAAAAGCAATTTAAAAAAACTGCCTAA
- a CDS encoding S24 family peptidase, whose product MEVNEDNQLPKLVTVDTQGNENIVMVPVSAQAGYINGYGDQDFISTLPTYRLPKLNNGTFRMFEVKGHSMFPTLHSGCIVVGEWEEDWSNIKDNQIYILVTDEGVVVKRVLNRIEKYGNLYLKSDNRLEYPSYPIKTEEIKEVWKVSLAMVFNLLDPATLVDRVNDLEAELAMIKERLS is encoded by the coding sequence ATGGAAGTAAATGAAGACAATCAACTTCCTAAACTGGTAACTGTAGACACGCAGGGAAATGAAAATATAGTAATGGTTCCTGTGTCTGCTCAAGCAGGTTATATTAATGGGTATGGTGATCAGGATTTTATTAGCACACTACCAACTTACAGGTTACCTAAGTTAAATAACGGTACATTTAGAATGTTTGAGGTAAAAGGTCATTCAATGTTTCCAACCTTACACTCAGGCTGTATTGTTGTTGGGGAGTGGGAAGAGGACTGGAGTAATATAAAAGATAATCAAATCTATATACTGGTAACAGATGAAGGAGTTGTTGTTAAACGTGTATTAAATCGTATTGAAAAATATGGTAATCTCTACTTAAAGAGTGATAACAGACTAGAGTACCCTTCTTACCCTATTAAAACAGAGGAAATAAAAGAAGTTTGGAAAGTAAGCTTAGCTATGGTATTTAATCTTTTAGACCCAGCAACTTTGGTTGATCGTGTTAATGATCTTGAAGCCGAATTAGCCATGATAAAAGAAAGATTATCCTAA
- a CDS encoding VF530 family protein, whose amino-acid sequence MESQPNNPLHGVKLEQILLDLEAHYGWEYMGYNIKIRCFTENPSIKSSLKFLRRTPWARTKVEQMYLKMITK is encoded by the coding sequence ATGGAAAGTCAACCAAATAATCCCCTACATGGAGTTAAACTAGAGCAAATTTTACTTGATCTTGAAGCTCATTATGGCTGGGAATATATGGGCTATAATATAAAGATACGTTGCTTTACAGAAAATCCTTCTATTAAATCGAGTTTAAAATTTTTACGTCGTACACCTTGGGCAAGAACTAAGGTTGAACAGATGTATTTAAAAATGATCACAAAATAA
- the hemN gene encoding oxygen-independent coproporphyrinogen III oxidase — protein MHNLIQKYNIPGPRYTSYPTVPYWDKDGIPLDNWISTIKKSFKESNTTEGISLYIHLPFCESLCTFCACNKRITKQHSVEVPYVDMVLKEWSMYCDILEDKPNIKEIHLGGGTPTFFSSENLSKLIHGIFKTANKAEDFEFSYEGHPNYTTKEQLQVLFDLGFTRNSFGIQDYDPKVQKAINRIQSFEAVKRVTKNSRAIGYDSVSHDLIFGLPFQTEESIRETIKKTVELKPDRIAYYSYAHVPWIKGNGQRGFKDTDLPQDDEKRALYELGKQLFFDAGYVEIGMDHFALPTDSMYVSMKNKSLHRNFMGYTSGKTKLMIGLGVSSISDSWYSFAQNEKNIDSYYARLEANELPIFKGHLLSTEDLVVRQHILNIMCNLQTSWKSPEMKLNALPELLSHLKEMEADGILDVFENHLVVKEEGRMFIRNICMAFDLKLHESKPETKLFSMTI, from the coding sequence ATGCATAATTTAATTCAAAAATACAATATCCCTGGGCCACGTTATACTAGTTATCCAACCGTTCCGTATTGGGATAAAGACGGGATTCCACTAGATAATTGGATTTCAACAATTAAAAAATCTTTTAAAGAATCGAATACAACAGAAGGCATTAGCCTTTATATTCACTTACCGTTTTGCGAAAGTTTATGTACGTTTTGCGCGTGTAATAAACGCATTACAAAACAGCATAGTGTAGAAGTACCTTATGTAGATATGGTGTTAAAAGAATGGAGTATGTATTGCGATATTCTAGAAGACAAACCAAACATTAAAGAAATACATTTAGGTGGTGGTACCCCAACATTTTTTTCGTCTGAAAATTTATCGAAATTAATTCATGGTATTTTTAAAACAGCCAATAAAGCTGAAGATTTTGAATTTAGTTATGAAGGCCACCCCAACTACACCACCAAAGAGCAACTGCAAGTATTATTCGATTTAGGATTTACACGTAATAGTTTTGGGATTCAAGATTACGACCCTAAAGTACAAAAGGCGATTAACCGAATACAATCTTTTGAAGCCGTAAAACGTGTTACAAAAAATTCTCGTGCCATTGGTTACGACTCTGTTAGTCACGATTTAATTTTCGGCTTGCCATTCCAAACCGAAGAGAGTATACGCGAAACTATTAAAAAGACAGTCGAATTAAAACCCGACCGTATTGCGTACTATAGCTATGCACATGTGCCGTGGATTAAAGGAAACGGACAACGCGGATTTAAAGATACAGACTTACCTCAGGATGATGAAAAACGTGCACTATACGAACTAGGAAAGCAACTCTTTTTTGATGCGGGTTATGTAGAAATTGGTATGGATCATTTTGCTTTGCCAACAGACAGCATGTACGTGTCCATGAAAAATAAAAGTCTGCACCGTAATTTTATGGGATATACTTCTGGAAAAACAAAACTCATGATTGGTTTAGGCGTGTCGTCTATTAGCGATTCTTGGTATAGTTTTGCTCAGAATGAAAAAAATATAGATAGTTATTATGCCCGTTTAGAAGCTAATGAATTACCTATATTTAAAGGGCATCTATTATCTACTGAAGACTTAGTGGTGAGACAACACATTCTTAATATTATGTGTAATCTGCAAACGTCTTGGAAATCTCCTGAGATGAAACTAAATGCACTTCCTGAATTATTATCGCATTTAAAAGAAATGGAAGCTGATGGCATTCTAGATGTTTTTGAAAATCATTTAGTTGTAAAAGAAGAGGGTCGCATGTTTATCAGAAATATTTGCATGGCATTCGATTTAAAACTGCATGAAAGCAAACCTGAAACCAAATTATTTTCAATGACGATATAG
- a CDS encoding DEAD/DEAH box helicase, with translation MSFNSLGLSDALLKAINKKGYDTPSPIQEKAIPPILEGKDVLASAQTGTGKTAGFTLPLLQILSEGTTKRHRPVRALILTPTRELAAQIFENVKEYSEFLDIKSAVIFGGVNQRPQAATLKRGVDVLVATPGRLLDLCNQNILSLASVEIFVLDEADRMLDMGFVRDIERIIKLIPKKRQNLMFSATFSKDIKKLANGILTYPVSVEATPENTTVEVIQQKVFRVAKGKKTGLVIKLISEGNWQQVLVFTRTKHGANNLTKKLISSGITAAAIHGNKSQGARTKALAGFKDGSIRVMVATDIAARGLDIPLLPHVINFEIPNISEDYVHRIGRTGRAGASGEAISLVSADETSFLADIQKLIGMKIPVEIVEGFEPDPNASTEPIKQGGGRSRSPRGGGSNKSSKSSTKGGSSNSGRRTRDRRN, from the coding sequence ATGTCATTTAATTCACTAGGCCTATCTGATGCCTTATTGAAAGCAATCAATAAAAAAGGATACGACACGCCATCTCCAATACAAGAAAAAGCAATTCCACCCATTTTAGAAGGGAAGGATGTATTGGCATCGGCACAAACAGGTACAGGTAAAACCGCGGGTTTTACATTACCATTACTTCAAATTTTAAGCGAAGGAACAACAAAAAGACACCGCCCAGTTCGCGCCTTAATATTAACGCCAACTCGAGAATTGGCTGCTCAGATTTTTGAAAACGTAAAAGAATACAGCGAATTTTTAGATATAAAATCGGCAGTGATTTTTGGGGGCGTTAATCAACGTCCACAAGCTGCAACACTTAAACGTGGTGTAGATGTTTTAGTCGCAACACCAGGTCGATTATTAGATTTATGTAATCAAAATATATTGTCTTTAGCAAGTGTAGAAATATTTGTTTTAGACGAAGCAGACCGTATGCTAGACATGGGGTTTGTTAGAGATATAGAACGCATAATTAAGTTGATCCCTAAAAAACGTCAGAACTTAATGTTTTCTGCAACCTTTTCTAAGGATATTAAAAAATTAGCAAACGGTATCTTAACGTATCCAGTTTCTGTTGAAGCTACGCCAGAGAATACAACAGTTGAAGTGATTCAGCAAAAAGTTTTTCGTGTAGCAAAAGGCAAGAAAACAGGATTAGTTATAAAATTAATTTCTGAAGGCAATTGGCAACAGGTTTTAGTCTTTACAAGAACTAAGCATGGCGCTAATAATTTAACTAAGAAATTAATTTCTTCAGGTATAACAGCAGCTGCAATTCACGGAAACAAGAGTCAAGGTGCCAGAACTAAAGCCTTAGCAGGTTTTAAAGATGGTAGCATTCGTGTTATGGTTGCTACAGATATCGCGGCTAGAGGCTTGGATATTCCGTTATTACCACATGTAATAAACTTCGAAATCCCAAATATTTCTGAAGACTATGTTCACCGTATTGGTAGAACTGGTCGTGCAGGTGCTAGTGGAGAAGCGATTTCATTAGTAAGTGCAGATGAAACGTCTTTCTTGGCCGATATTCAAAAATTAATCGGAATGAAAATTCCTGTTGAAATTGTTGAAGGTTTCGAACCAGATCCAAACGCTTCAACAGAGCCTATTAAACAAGGTGGCGGAAGAAGCAGAAGTCCAAGAGGAGGCGGAAGTAATAAATCTAGTAAAAGTTCAACTAAAGGTGGTTCTTCTAATTCTGGTCGAAGAACCCGAGATAGAAGAAATTAA
- a CDS encoding AAA family ATPase, translating into MKKLKKAVSVDELLKKKFIEIPLTGRLRELIGRPEANGTWFLKGKSGHGKTTFMLQLIKELTKYGKVIYNSLEEGARKSMQDAFVELNLDKATRNKIKLLHREPIDEMRIRLQKSRGIRFVVIDSIQYAFMTLQEYKDMQAENPNIVFIINSHVDGKNAVGALAKRIEYDADIKLDVEGFKAFSRSRASRGTITKPYTIWEKGAQKYWDDLKL; encoded by the coding sequence TTGAAAAAATTGAAAAAAGCAGTTTCAGTTGACGAATTACTAAAGAAAAAGTTCATTGAAATACCTCTAACAGGACGACTTAGAGAATTAATAGGAAGACCAGAAGCTAACGGCACATGGTTCTTAAAAGGAAAATCTGGACACGGTAAAACCACCTTCATGCTTCAGCTTATAAAAGAGCTTACCAAATATGGTAAAGTTATTTATAACTCGCTTGAAGAGGGCGCACGTAAAAGTATGCAAGATGCCTTTGTAGAACTCAATCTGGACAAAGCAACACGTAATAAAATAAAGTTGCTACACCGCGAACCTATTGATGAAATGAGAATACGTCTTCAAAAAAGTAGAGGCATCAGGTTTGTTGTTATAGACTCCATACAATATGCATTTATGACCCTTCAGGAATATAAAGATATGCAAGCAGAAAACCCCAACATAGTATTTATTATAAATAGCCATGTAGACGGTAAAAATGCAGTAGGAGCTTTAGCCAAACGCATAGAATACGATGCCGATATAAAACTAGATGTCGAGGGTTTTAAAGCCTTTTCTCGTAGTCGCGCCTCTAGAGGTACAATAACCAAGCCTTACACCATTTGGGAAAAAGGCGCACAAAAATACTGGGACGATTTAAAACTATAA